The sequence below is a genomic window from Oreochromis aureus strain Israel breed Guangdong linkage group 12, ZZ_aureus, whole genome shotgun sequence.
GTGTGCCACtagggagcccatggcacatcCATGTATTTGTCTATAGAAATCtcattgtatttaaaatatttcaataaGAAGACATCATTAGAAGGaattgaacatgatttatttgaTGTAAAGAATTCAGATAGAGGTATTTGGCGGTTAGAATATGATGACCCATTACGGTGGAACTGAATCCCAGCAGTGGAGTTGCATGAAAGCTTCTACAAGGGAGAATGAAAGATGCACAGTGTCATGGCTTGGGGTTTTactcctttttctctcttttttttaccttgaaGAGGCGTAATACTCCGAGTTCCAGACTAACTGGATGGgatattttgtatatatttgtacTGTTTACTCTTTATTTGGCTGGGGCCTTTCTttgtgaagtttgcatgttcACCCATATCTGTGACTTCAGTGACATACCTACATGTCACGTTGTCACTGCACCCAGTGGCAATGTGACATGTGGTGAGCCCCCATCACACAGGAACTAAATGGTTATTATCATATTAAATTTGGCCACAAGCTTATCAGAATGCATCAATTCCCATGTCTCTATTTTGCTGACTCGTGGTGAGAGCACATCTTTTGAGCTCAACATAAAAAGCTTTGCAGCACATTGGGTTTCAGTGCATTCAACGCCTGATAAACTAAAGATAAGAAAAAATGTTCTGTCTGAGAAATGTGGACGCTTTAATGATTTCTCTGAATGTTGTTTTTCCATCAGAGAATCACCATGTGACATATATCTATAATGAGTTGGGTTCAAaagattacatttattttcaatcCACATGAGGTcaaaaatatacacacaaactcaaaaatATGCATATATCCCACCTCaaccagatgcttttggtagccatcagCAAGCTGCTGACATAATTCTGACTCATCTTTACTCCTTCAAAATAATTCTTGTCACTTTGGCCAAATTACTGTTACATAGTTTGTGTGTTACGTCCCCACGAAGGAGGTCTAGGAGTGTGTGTAGGGACCGGTAACAAATGGTTTGGGaacagaatgaaaaggaaacCAAGCAGCGGTGTTTAACATATATGAATGTTTTTTTATGAATAAGCTTAACACAAAGAGACTGCAATGCCGTTTTATCACTaacaacaaaaaggaaaaaggtcaCTACAACAAAgacagcaacaaacaaacaacaatgaAAAAAGGCACTTCCACGGCCCCACTGCTACGGccgtaacagtgtgtgtgtgtgtgtgtgtgtgtgtgtgtgtgtgtgtgtgtgtgtttatatatacaTTTGTGTGCATATGTTCATTTTTCTGACTCATTAACTCTGTGGTCATACCACATCCTTGTAGTTCAACATATAAAACTGAGCGTCACTGTGAGTTTCAACATTCAACATCTGATCAAAGAGGTAAGAAGAAATGTCCTGCCTGAGGAATTTCAGTGTTTTCGTCTCATGCATGTTTCTCTTCATCATCCAGCCAGGCAAGTAAtttcttctattttattttaaatgtatttttaaaataatatactTTGTCCATCATGGAAACAATTTGAATGTAATACATCAGTAATGTATGAAAGATATATTACTGATGTATTACATCTATTACATGTGACATGTAAAACACACATTACATGTGTATAAAGCATTACAAAACAGTTGTCACAGGGTGTTTGTTTCACTCATCTGTTTTTGATTTCATGATGCGCTGATTTTGTTATGTgactggatttttatttttttttttttaggtcatGGCTCTGAGATTATTAGAGGGAAAGAAGTTGAGCCACACTCACTGCCTTTCATGGCTCATGTGAGAAGTGAACGAGCTATGTGTGGCGGGAcattaatccatccacaatGGGTCCTGACAGCTGCCCACTGCACTGAGTAGGAACGCTTACTTTTCTTAAactttcaaatcaaaatattgcAATATTTATGTTTAACTGACTGTGTGAATGATAATACATAAAGAGATCTAACAAGAGATCACAAGGAAAAGGTCTGTAAGACATGACTTGATCTGACAGCTTGGTAGATTAATGAAACCAGAGGTTGATTACACTccaagaaatgacaaaaaaaaacatttctaatCCAGCCTTCAAAATATtcataaatacatataaaaggtgccttttaaataacaaacacacaataatctTCTTTAAAGGTATTTTATGTTAGACTTGCTTCAGAACTGGAACAAGAAAGTAGACACTAAAACGTGTCAGTTTATTTTGTCCAGAATCTTTTCAAGCGTCATATAAAACACTTCAttataattactttttttacaACAATGTGTTTATTGAGTTTTTAGAACACAAAAAATACAGGTCAAATAAATcgtatacagaaatatgaaagaATTTtcatcagacaaaaaaaaaaaaaaaacgtaaaaaaacaaaacaaacaaacaaaaaaaaaacagaaggacTATACAAAGTTTAATTTCTTTATTATATCTATTATAAttattaatgtaaaattgtTTAAAATGAATGGAGAGGATTAATAtacaacatttaaaacattgggaaataagttatttttatttatagtttGTCCATTTTATTGTATGTTGTATCTTCACAGAGTATTTTGTTTGCACTAGTCATTGTCCGAGAGACAAAATTGCACTCAGTTAAAGAATAACAGACATCACAGCTACATACACATGAAATATGTAATAGATTTCAtaatctaaaacatttttgtaatgTTGAAATTTTCATTCAGCTTTGGGAAAATATCTTGAAATTCATTTAAGGCTCAATAACAGCACGGGTGGAATTTTCCATATATAATGAGGgaactattattattttatgattGTTTTACACACTCCTGACCTATTACCATTTTATATAcatgaactgtttttgtttacagTATGATTCTAGTGATACTGGGAGCGCACTCCCTCAGGAAAGTGGAAGTTGATTCTTGGCAGGTCAGAGAGGTTGAGAAACGATTTCCTCGTCCTGGCTATTACAGTGCATTCAAGGGCAATGACCTCATGTTGCTCAAGGTAAGTTGATAATTCACTGATCAATACCAAGTGAAGCAAAAGTTAGCCTGAAACCCAGAAGAAAAATACTTTGATAATTAGATTTTTGTTTCAAAGAAACATGTTGTGTCTTATTGTTTGTTATTAATTTATCTTCTATCCCTTGAAGTGGACATAAGGTCTTGTTAGATCACAAAATGATATGATGAAGCAGAGTCATATTTAGAACTGTCAGGGGATGAAGTGGAGGAGGGCCAGACATTAGAGCAACAAGGTGAAAGTTCAGAAGGAGGACATACAAGCTTTTGAGGAGCCTGAGAAGGAGCAAAATGACAACAGGCAGAATCCATTGTGGGCATTTTGTAATTTCTAAAAATGTCAGAGACCTGCAGTAAATTGCTCCTTTTAAAATGGGCCGTAGGTCCCAGTTCAGGCTCATCAAAAGCTGATGTGTCCTCTGAGCTTTCACCTTCCTGCTCTGATGCTTGGTCTTTCTCCTCTACCTCTACCCCTGACAATAGGAAGACAGATTCCCCTTCcatagtttctttctttttttctccatcatcCTCTATTTGCTGAAGTATGGACATTGGTTGAAAATATGAGGTACATACTGTCCACTACaaagaacaataaataaaagttttgtgTGGCAGGTTTGAGTTGTGGTTCAAGATTTTAGCATAGTGCTACATGAATATTTAATTCATGACCAGCTCTGTAAAGGTCAAATATAAGCAGTCATTATCAATATGTAATATTTCCAGTGTtaggaaggttacttttaaaatgtattccactacagattacatgccccaaaatgtattttgtaatgtattccgttacgttgctcaatgagagtaacgtattctgaatactttggattacttaatatattatcaagctttttacaactacatgaatgtgcTATTGCTGattgatttattactattattgaaGGATAGTCGCCATACCAATATCAACTATTTTAattcttaatataaaatgagtaacagtaagGTGGCCATTAGGCTGCACTTTTTCTGggtgtatataaaacaggtccgcggcacAGAACCATAGTAAAGGACCTCCGGCTAATACGTCAGGTTCTGTGTCGGcctcgtagccgaaaactagctttactttgttgtctgggtcaactttgctatagcgagagacagagagaggcgttgaaaggctgctccaactgaacttattgtttcagagaaaaacaaagtgtacagtcgagtcttaatagcttacttgcAATGGGGCTACACTGACcgtgaggctacattctttaggactatgcctgtaacactctgcctattgtcTTCATATTAGATCATTTTTTGaacagtaatttttaaaaatatttcttcaggtcattttatggctgcaagtagaggtgacatgggccacGAGATTGAGacccaggcattagagcctcttaatgtgtgttttgtttgggtttccactgaTGTGTTAGGCATACCCTCACacatgaaaaaggaaaagaccgccgtgtaatcccacgaggcgaccgtggctcaggggattgggaagctcatctgtaaccggaaggttgccagttcgatcCCCCTGCTATCTCGGTCCTGGTTGTTGTGTCCCTGGGCAAggcactttaccctaccgcctactggtgatggccagaggggcgtgatatggcagcctcacttctgtcagtctgccccagggcagctgtggctacaactgtagcttgcctccaccagtgtgtgagagtgaatgaatagtggaattgtaaagtgctttgggtgcctagaaaagcgctatataaatgcaatccaatccattatttcaacaaagtaactgtattctgaataccacctttttaaactgtaacggaatacagttactcatattttactacttacttacttacttacttcttcacaaataaaatttttatcattagagaaaaaattaccaataatcatcccacagatgtagtattatctacagctacttttaataccatcgatgttaagttaaactctttttctccaattgatctttctgagttaacttcaataattaattcctccaaaccatcaacgtgtcttttagaccccattcctacaaaactgctcaaagaagtcctgccattaattaattcttcgatcttaaatatgatcaacctatctctaataatcggctatgtaccacaggccttcaagctggctgtagttaaacctttacttaaaaagccatctctagacccagctgtcttagctaattataggccaatctccaaccttcctttcatatcaaaaatccttgaaagagtagttgtcaaacagctaacagatcatctgcagaggaatggcttatttgaagcttttcagtcaggtttcagagctcatcacagcacagaaacagctttagtgaaggttacaaatgatcttcttatggcctctgacagtggactcatctctgtgcttgtcctgctagacctcagtgctgcgttcgatactgttgaccataatatcctattagagcgattagaacatgctgtaggtattacaggtactgcactgcagtggtttgtatcatatctatctaatagactccaatttgttcaagtaaatggagagtcctcttcacacactaaggtcaattatggtgttccacagggttcagtgctaggaccaattctatttacattatacatgcttcctttaggcagcatcattagaagacatagcataaattttcagtgctatgcagatgacacgcagctctatctatccatgaagccaggtaacacacaccaattagttaaactgcaggaatgtcttaaagacataaagacctggatggccgctaactttctgcttcttaattcagataaaactgaggttattgtactcggccctgaaaatcttagaaatatggtatctaagcagattcttactctggatggcattaccttggcctccagtaatgctgtgaggaaccttgagtcatttttgaccaggacatgtccttcaatgcacatattaaacaaatatgtaagactgctttcttccatttgcgcaacatctctaaaattagaaatatcctgtctcagagtgatgctgaaaaactagttcatgcatttattacttccaggctggactactgtaattctttattatcaggatgtcctaaaactcactgaaaagccttcagctgatccaaaatgctgcagcaagggtactgacagggactagaaagagagcatatttctcctgttttggcttcccttcattggcttcctgttaaatccagaattgatttcaaaatcctgctcctcacatacaaggtcttaaataatcaggccccatcttatcttaatgaccttgtagtaccatatcaccccattagagcacttcgctctcgctctgcaggcttacttgttgttcctagagtatttaaaagtagaatgggaggcagagccttcagttttcaggcccctcttctgtggaaccagcttccagtttggattcgggagacagacactatctctactttcaagattaggcttaaaactttcctttttgctaaagcatatagttagggctggaccaggtgaccctgaatcctcccttagttatgctgcaatagacgtgagctgccggggattcccatgatgcattgagtttttccttccagtcacctttctcactcactatgtgttaatagacctctctgcatcgaatcatatctgttattaatctctgtctctcttccacagcatgtctttatcctgtttttcttctttcaccccaaccggtcgcagcagatggccgcccctccctgagcctggttctgccggaggtttcttcctgttaaaagggagtttttccttcccactgtcgccaaagtgcttgctcatagggggtcatatgattgttgggtttttctctgtatttattattgtgctatctactgtacaatataaagcgccttgaggcgacttttgttgtgatttggcgctatataaataaaattgaattgaattgaactgaattttgtattttaaaaacgTAATGCTGGttcgtgtattccatttatccCCAACACTAAATATTtccatttaattatttttcagctTAAGGAACCAGTGATACTAACCAAGGCAGTGAAACCCCTCCAACTGAACAACATTGTCAGAGACCCTCCACCTGGAAGCAAGTGTATGGTGGCTGGATGGGGAGTAACTGAAAACAACCAAATATCAGATGTTCTCCTGTCTGTCAATGtcactgtggtcagcagacaTACATGCAACTCTGGTCATTATTACAACGGAAACCCTGTTATCACCAAGGGCATGATATGTGCTGGTGCAAATAGTTTAGATGAGGGTGATACATGTAGGGTAAGTATCAATAAtgcattgtttttcttcttgaaaAGCCATTGAGCTCAGCAacttttttttggcattttcaTACCTGTAAGTTGGTCAAAGAAAGACTATCATGTATTTATTCTTGCTACAGGGGGATTCTGGAggtccactgctgtgtaatggaGCGCTGGTTGGGGTCACTTCATTTGGACCAAAGGATTGCGGCAACAATTTTCCTGGAGTCTACTCATTTCTCTCAGTGAAACAACTCTACTGGATCAAAAATACAATGAGGTTTTCTGAAATGTTATGAATCCACAGGCATCAATCTATATGAGCTGAGCAAGAAGGGAATCTTTGATGCTTTTTTGTCAAATCTACCACAGCTATCACCATAGACCCCTTACTTGAGCAATATCTATAGTAACGGCTCATTGattctatattttatattttactttctaCTTGCTTGCTATAATTTTTAAGTACTGTGTATACAAAAATGGACACAGTGACCGTGATAGTTAGAATAACCATACATAAAAATTGTTATCCCAGAAACCATTTTTTCCAAACAACTTAAAGTACTCCCAAGCAGGAACGTTCCTGGTTGCTGCAGATGAATGCCACTGCTgcagtaaaaacac
It includes:
- the LOC120443137 gene encoding granzyme K-like, which encodes MSCLRNFSVFVSCMFLFIIQPGHGSEIIRGKEVEPHSLPFMAHVRSERAMCGGTLIHPQWVLTAAHCTDMILVILGAHSLRKVEVDSWQVREVEKRFPRPGYYSAFKGNDLMLLKLKEPVILTKAVKPLQLNNIVRDPPPGSKCMVAGWGVTENNQISDVLLSVNVTVVSRHTCNSGHYYNGNPVITKGMICAGANSLDEGDTCRGDSGGPLLCNGALVGVTSFGPKDCGNNFPGVYSFLSVKQLYWIKNTMRFSEML